One segment of Coffea arabica cultivar ET-39 chromosome 7c, Coffea Arabica ET-39 HiFi, whole genome shotgun sequence DNA contains the following:
- the LOC140010649 gene encoding uncharacterized protein: MNPFSTILEKNTLTGPNFIDWLRNLRIVLNSEKIGYILETLVPNPLPEGATELQQTTFRKWEEDDMQTRCYMLASMNNELQRQYEKMGTAKDILLHLQELYGEQSRIARYEISKELFRTRLTEEADVSVHVLKIINMIERLENLDFSMDANLQTDLILQSLPDSFA; this comes from the coding sequence ATGAACCCATTCTCAACTATCCTTGAAAAAAATACACTCACTGGGCCTAATTTCATTGATTGGCTGAGAAATCTAAGAATTGTTCTTAATTCCGAAAAAATTGGATATATTTTAGAGACTCTAGTTCCTAATCCCTTACCTGAAGGGGCGACTGAGCTGCAACAAACCACTTTTAGAAAGTGGGAGGAGGATGACATGCAAACTAGGTGCTATATGCTAGCATCTATGAACAATGAATTGCAAAGGCAGTATGAAAAGATGGGGACCGCAAAAGATATTTTGCTTCACCTACAAGAATTGTATGGTGAACAATCCAGAATTGCCAGATATGAGATATCTAAGGAACTGTTTAGAACTCGTCTGACTGAAGAAGCTGATGTGTCAGTTCATGTTCTCAAGATAATCAATATGATTGAGCGTCTTGAAAACTTGGATTTTTCCATGGATGCTAACCTTCAGACAGACTTGATTTTGCAGTCTCTACCAGATTCCTTTGCCTAA